A genomic window from Streptomyces broussonetiae includes:
- a CDS encoding pyridoxal-phosphate-dependent aminotransferase family protein gives MTHPFLDLPPLSAERFAAIEDGVARLLGTRQDVLITQGEALLPLEGAIRAAAGPGTVALNVITGPYGQTFGNWLRACGATVHDVSVPFHTAVTAEQIREALAERPEIDFVSLVHAEAATGNTNPVAGIGEVVRAHGALFYLDAVASVAAEPVLPDAWGVDLCVIGAQKAMGGPAGVSAISVSERAWARMAANPNAPRRSYLSLLDWKERWTDAGRKALPHAPAQLEMLALEACLERIESAGLDTVMARHRGAALATRAGAVALGGGLEPYVYEENDAAPVATTLRVPAGVVASELVARALASDPALPLAAGGGALAKEMIRVNHYGADATPGAVQGSLAALGGALAEQGLDVDLEAARRAVAESWAQDR, from the coding sequence GTGACCCATCCCTTCCTCGACCTGCCCCCGCTGAGTGCCGAGCGCTTCGCCGCCATCGAGGACGGGGTGGCCCGGCTGCTCGGCACCCGGCAGGACGTGCTGATCACCCAGGGTGAGGCGCTGCTGCCGCTGGAGGGCGCGATCCGCGCGGCGGCCGGTCCGGGCACGGTGGCCCTGAACGTGATCACGGGCCCGTACGGCCAGACCTTCGGCAACTGGCTGCGCGCCTGTGGCGCGACCGTGCACGACGTCTCCGTTCCCTTCCACACGGCGGTGACGGCCGAGCAGATCCGGGAGGCGCTTGCCGAGCGTCCCGAGATCGACTTCGTGTCCCTCGTCCACGCCGAGGCGGCGACCGGCAACACCAATCCGGTCGCGGGGATCGGCGAGGTGGTGCGGGCGCACGGCGCGCTGTTCTACCTCGACGCGGTCGCCTCCGTGGCCGCGGAGCCGGTGCTGCCGGACGCATGGGGTGTGGACCTGTGTGTGATCGGGGCGCAGAAGGCGATGGGCGGCCCGGCGGGCGTGTCGGCGATCTCGGTGAGCGAGCGGGCCTGGGCCCGGATGGCCGCCAACCCGAACGCGCCGCGCCGCTCCTACCTGTCCCTGCTGGACTGGAAGGAGCGCTGGACCGACGCGGGCCGCAAGGCCCTCCCGCACGCCCCGGCCCAGCTGGAGATGCTGGCGCTGGAGGCGTGCCTGGAGCGGATCGAGTCGGCGGGGCTGGACACCGTGATGGCCCGGCACCGCGGCGCGGCGCTGGCCACACGGGCGGGTGCGGTGGCGCTGGGCGGCGGGCTGGAGCCGTACGTGTACGAGGAGAACGACGCGGCACCGGTGGCCACGACGCTGCGGGTACCGGCGGGCGTGGTGGCCTCGGAGCTGGTGGCCCGGGCCCTGGCGAGCGATCCGGCGCTGCCGCTGGCGGCGGGCGGGGGTGCGCTGGCCAAGGAGATGATCCGGGTCAACCACTACGGCGCGGACGCCACGCCGGGAGCGGTCCAGGGCTCCCTCGCGGCGCTGGGCGGGGCACTGGCCGAGCAGGGCCTGGACGTGGACCTGGAGGCCGCGCGACGGGCCGTCGCCGAGTCCTGGGCGCAGGACCGGTAG